Genomic window (Capricornis sumatraensis isolate serow.1 chromosome 16, serow.2, whole genome shotgun sequence):
CTGGGTCGAAGAAATGCAAACATAAGCACACAAAGAGATGGGAGGGGGGCCCACGGGGGTAGAAGGGGCACTAGGCTTTGGATTCACACCGACTCGGTGAAAACACAGACGTTGAGCCAGCCCCTGAACCCATCCCACTGAATGAACAGCCTCTTTTGTGCCAGGAAACGTGCTGGGCATCATTCATCAGTGGCTGGAACCTGAACAGTTTTGTATTGCTTTCATCGTGGAGCAGATGAGGCAAGCAGAATCAGAGGAGAAGACCATGCTAGTGGGAGCGCCCAGCTGATGACATGACAGAGTCTGGACTCCAACTCAGATCTGGGGAAGGTGAGGCCGGGATCCACTCCTCAGGGAAGGGAGAGTCTTGTGTCTCCCGCAGAAGGTAGGGTGAATAAACCTCTGCTCCCAACACATCACTGCCAACAGGTGTAACTGGTAGGGACATCACTGGGTCAGGTGATTCCTTATGCCCTCTCCAAGAGCCTTCTTAGGACCAAAAGTCCTAGGAGAGACAGAAACCAAGAAGACCCCGAGAGGCAGCTGCAGAGCCGCGTGGGAGCTGGGTGGGCCCACGGCCGGGATCAGCACCATTGAGGCGGTGAAGCAGGAGGTCCAGTTTCCACGGCAGCAGGCGGGCGATGCAGGCGAGAGCACTGAACACCTGCAGAGGGAGGttcagggagagaggcaggcccGGGGCAGGGGAGGCTGAGGTGGCTTCCTTGAGCCTAGGATCCAGCTGGTTGAAGGGGAGCTGGACTGAACTGCCCTGCAAGAGCTGGAGGAAGCCGACAGAGCTGGGGAGGAGGCCGAGGCCGGTATGAGGGCATGAAGACCGAGCCttagaagatgaagaaaaaactGGAACTCTGGGAAGTCCAATGCAAAGAGGCTAAGCACATTGTAGAAGAGGCAGACAGGAAGTAGGAAGAAGTGGCTCGTAAGCTtgggatgcaaagaactgattccttggaaaagaccctgatgctgggagagattgaaggtgggaggagaaggcgacaacagagggtgagatggctggatggcatcaccgatgcagtggacatgggtctgagtaaactccgggagttggtgatggacagggaggcctggcttgctgcagtccatgagctcaaaaggagtcggacacgactgagcgactgaactgatctgaagctGGGGATTATTGGGGGAGACCTGGCACACACAGAGGAGCGAGCTGAGCTGGCAGAGTGCCATTGTCGAGAGATGGATGAGCTAATCAGACTGATGGAGCTGAACCTGAAGTGTCTGAGAGCTGCTGAAGAGAAGTACTCTCGAAAAGGAGACAAGACAAAGATTCCTACCTATAAGCTCAAGGAGGCAGACAGGGGTTGAGTTTGCTGAGAGATCGGTAGCTGGGCTGGAAAAGACAGTGGACGATttggaagagaaagtgaaatgtAACCAAGAGCAGCACCTCTGGAAGCAAGGGATGCTGGGGCAGACGCTGCTGGGCCTGAAGGAGATGTGGAGCCCGGCCACCCCTGCCGCTAGCGGCTCCTCCCGCGCCCCCGCCTCTGCTGAGAACTCCCTGCCTGAAGCTCACTTGCAAGCTGAGGGCTGACCGTTATTTAACGGGAAGTCTGCATCTCTCCTTTCACCAcctctcccatccccacccccgtgTCCCTTTCGCCAAACTATCTCTGCCTTTCCCGAGCCCCAGCTGGGCCGGAGGCAGAACACCTTTGGGGACAAAGTTTAAGGGAATGTGAGCACAGTTTGAAGTGTCTTTAAAAGCCTACTGTGATGTACACATTTTGTAATTACCTCTTCCTGTTGTTGATGTAACAACCATTTGTAAAAATGTTCCAGACAATTCCATGGTTCTGAAGCAACAGTCTAACCCCTTTCTCACTTTTGGGAGGTAACGTTCGGCTTAATGCATATCGCTCGCCTTctccatcagtttagttcagtcgctcagacgtatctgactctttgtgaccccatggactgcagcacgccaggcctccctgcccatcaccaactcctagagcttactcaaactcacgtccattgagtcggtgatgccatccaaccatctcatcctctgttgtccccttctcctcctgtcttcaatctttcccagcatcagggtcttttcaaaggccTTCTCCACAGGGGAGGGGAAAAGGCCTGCCTTCCTGAGAGCCTCACAGCCCAGAGAAAGTCTCCATTTGGGGAAACCTCATTGCTCTGGAAAAAGAACCCCCAAACCACAAAGATGATTGCAGGAGGAGAGAGCCAAAAAAGTCTGTTCCAGTTTTCAGCTTTACGGtttctttgaaacttttttttctcttttttcatcagAAGTGACCCAACAAATTTAAGGTGGTGAAACCTCTGAGACCAAATCCTTGTCCCAGCTCTACCGTGTTCCCAGCCTGGGCTCACAGAACGGATCATGTGGCCCTTATGTTGAGGCAAACACATTGGCTCGCCTGCCTCCTCGAAAGAAAGTTAGGCATGTTTTGCCGCTGACTCAGCCACAGGAAACTCACCTCATCACCCTTTTTTGGGCCTGAAGGTGCTGTCTAAAAGTGCCATCTCATTGCGCTTTGTATTGGTTACTGCTGGAGAGAGCACGAAGAGCTTATGTGCAgacctgtttttaaattttatactattGTGGTACTTTGCTTCTTTGGGGTTGGGGCACACCAGTGACCCCTCTGGCTGAGAGCGCTCTATAATCCGTGGGCTGGCAGTGTGCTGATCTTATAAAGTTTCTTTCCCTACCCAATCCCCTCTTTTGGATGAGGTTTCAGTGAGGTCTGCTAGGTGAGTATGCTGCAGCTTAATTGGCTTCAAACATTCTCTCCTTTGGTGTGGTCTCTGTAGGGATCaatttggagaaagaaaacaatagtGTAGCTGTTCTGATACCGAAAATTGATAAACATTGTTTTGAAATAAAGAACAAGctcctccctgatggctcagatggtaaagaacctgcctgcaatgcaggagacaagggttcgatcccttggttgggaagatctcctggagaagggaaaggcaactcactccagtgttcttggctgagaaatcccatggacagaggagcgtggtgggctacagtttgtggggctgcagagttggacacgactgagcgactcaacacgCACATTTCCTCTCTGAAAAAGAAGATCCTGACAGTGCATAGGAAGAAGAAGCCCTAAACCAAGATCTGTACTTTGGCAGCAGATGAGCCTGAACTCAATGCCGGCTCCAGTGTGAACCTGCGATTTTGGGTACTTCTCTGGGGCTGATTTTCTAATGTGTAAAAAGAGACTATCACGTGTGTTAGtcagactggagcctgccaggtttctctgtccatggaattctccaggcaagaatactgcagtggattgccattcctatCTCCAGagtaacttcccaacccagggatcgaacactgttctcctgcattgcaggcagattctttaccgtttgagctacactGAGGTCagaaaggagaaacagagagagactggTGAGAGTTTAaaatggagtccatggggtcaagaagagtcggacacgactgagtgacctcactttcacgtttcagtttcatgcactggagaaggaaatggcaacccactccagtattcttgcctggagaatcccagggatgggggagcctggtgggctgctgtctatggggtcgcagagagtcggacacgattgaagcgacttagcagcagcagcagcagcagcagcagcagcagcagcagcaaagccctAGCCTAGCGTATTTAGAGCAGCTCCCGATCTCAGGGAGGGGGGCCCTAGAGAGCTCCTCGCAGATACAAGGGGAGGAGAAAAGTTCTTGGGCCCTGGACTGTTGTTGGTGGGTCTTCAGGCGATTCCCTGGTCTAATCCACCCCGCCCTGACCTCAAGCCTGGAATCAGCTTCACGCGCGCCTCGGTGCTTCTGCTAAGAGACCGCCTTGCTCCTCTGTTGGGAGGACTTCCGGGAGAGGCGCCTGGGAGGGGCCGCCGGCTTGGGGAGGGGCCTGAGTGGGGCTGAGTCCCTCCGGGCTTTGAGGCTGAGCCTATTTCAGCTCCAGGCCGGGGACGGCCGCCCTCAGCGACCTCGGGGTCCTGGAGGAGATGAGGGGCGGCAAGCTGTGCCGGCGAAGCTCGCCCCcggccctgggcctgggcctggcacCCCTGCTGGTTCTGCTCTGGGCCGGGCTGGGCGGCAGGGCGGACGGCGGGCCTTGGGGCTTCCAGGGCTGCAAGCAGCAGCTGAACGTGTCGGTGCTGGGGGCGCTGCCCGGGGCGGGCTGGGACAACCTGCGCAACATGGAGCTGGGGCTGGTGCTCGGGCGCGCCTACTCGCAGTGCCTGACCACCGAGGACGGCGAGTACCTCATCCCCGACGGCATGCTGGCGGTGCCGCGGCGCGAGAGCCTGCTGCAGACCCGCGCCGACCTGATGGACAGCTGGGTCAACTACACCGACACCTGGGCAGCCTCGGTCAATGCCGAGTTCTCCTTCCTCTCGTTCCTCAACGGCAAGTTCTCCGTGGAATGCCAGAACGTCCGGAGGTACAGCCTGCAGTACCAGACGATCACCACCCGCGTGCAGCGGCGCCACAGCATCTACTCCGTGAGGGTCCGGGGGACCCCCGACTTCCACCCCGACTTCCGGCAGCGCCTGCTGACCCTCAGCGACCACCTGGAGAACAACCAGACCCTCGAGGCGGAGTACCTGGCGGAGATGCTCGTGTTCACATACGGCACGCACGTCCTCAccgaggtggaggtgggggccaCCCTGGTGCAGGAGGACCAGGTGAGTCGGGAGCTTGTGGGCCACGAGGACAGGAACAGGCTCAACGTCACCTTCGCCGCCTCCGCCTTGTTCGCTCGGAAGATCGGGGTGGGCGACGTGGTGTCCTGGGACAAGCAGAGACAGTTGGTGCAGGCGTACCAGCAGGGCACGGTGGCCTCCAAGATACACAGCCGTGGGGGCCCGCCCTTCTACGAGGGCCTCACCCTGCAGAAGTGGCAGGAAGGCGTCGCCAACCGGCTGGTGGCCATCGACCGCTCGGGCCTGCCGCTGCCCGCGCTGCTGCAGCCCGAGGCGCTGCCCGAGCTCCCGGCGCCCGCCGTGCGCCGCGTGGAGGCGGCCGTGAGCCGCGCCATTAGCCGCTACTACGCAGTCAACATGCACCCCGGATGCGTGAAGCACGGGGCCCCCAACTTCGACCCGCTGGCCAATGTGGACGACGGCTCGTGCACTGACGGCCAGCACGCCAACTTCAGCTTCGGGGGCGTCTTCCAGGAGTGCGAGGCCATCACGGGCCCCGAGGGTGGCCGCCTGTGCGCGCCCTACACCATCCTGAACCCGCTCACCGGCCGGACCTCCTGCCCCGCCAACTACACGGCCAGCCTGCTGAGCAGCGAGGTCAAGGTGTGGAGCGAGAGAAGCTACGAGTGCTGGCCGCGCTGCGAGAAGTGCTGGCTGATCTTCACTTGCTGCCACCGGATGTGCGGCTACTGGGAGGTCCAGCGCGTCGTGCGCGTCAACGCGTCCTGGTGCGCGCCCTCGGGGGCCGCCCCGACAGCCGCGGCCGGCCTCCTCTTCGGAGGCCTCTACAGCCCCGGCTGCCCCAACGCCCGCACCGGCGCCCAGGCCTGCCCCTCGTCCTTCTTCCCGCTGACCCTCCTGGGTGACCTCAAGGTGTGCGTCAGCAGTGACTGGGAGCTGGGCGCGGCCCACGCAGTCCCCTTCGGGGGTTTCTTCAGCTGCCAGGTGGGCAACCCCTTGGCGGCCCGGGCGAGGGGCCAGGAGCCCAAATTCCTGAAGGAAGTCTTCAACCTGAGCGTCGCCACGGATTACCCCATGACCTGCCCGGAAGGCTACAGCCAACACCCAGCTTACCTCAGCAGCGGCTGCCAGGTCCAATACTGCCTCCGGGCTGGGTTCCTCTTGAACCCGCAGCAGCTCATGGTCCGGTTGCCGCCCTTTGTGGCCCGCCCCAGCCTGCTGAGCAACAGCAGCGGCCTCAGGGCCTCAGTCCTGGTGGATGCCAGCGGGCAGCGGGCCTGGGTGAAGCTGCAGGGCTCCAGCCTCTGGCGGCAGACTGATATCCACGACCCATCCGTGGCAGCCCAGCTCCTGGATAAGGGGGGTTCCCGGCCCAGTGCTGGGACCATCGCGGGCGCCTGCCTGGGGGCCGTCTTGGGCGTGATTGCTCTGGGTCTGGGGGTAACTTGGGGCTTCAGGCGCTACCAGAAGCGGGGTTACAGGAGATTGCCGGAGGGCATCCTGGCAGAGGAGCAGACAGTCTATGGGACTGCAGAAACCGCTGAGAGCCCCACTCCGTCTGGCTGCTCAGAGAATGCCAACAATTCCGTCTAGACTTGGCCCAAGCGGCAGCACCCTTCGCCCCTGGTCAGGGCTTCAGTCCA
Coding sequences:
- the LOC138092310 gene encoding macrophage-expressed gene 1 protein-like, encoding MRGGKLCRRSSPPALGLGLAPLLVLLWAGLGGRADGGPWGFQGCKQQLNVSVLGALPGAGWDNLRNMELGLVLGRAYSQCLTTEDGEYLIPDGMLAVPRRESLLQTRADLMDSWVNYTDTWAASVNAEFSFLSFLNGKFSVECQNVRRYSLQYQTITTRVQRRHSIYSVRVRGTPDFHPDFRQRLLTLSDHLENNQTLEAEYLAEMLVFTYGTHVLTEVEVGATLVQEDQVSRELVGHEDRNRLNVTFAASALFARKIGVGDVVSWDKQRQLVQAYQQGTVASKIHSRGGPPFYEGLTLQKWQEGVANRLVAIDRSGLPLPALLQPEALPELPAPAVRRVEAAVSRAISRYYAVNMHPGCVKHGAPNFDPLANVDDGSCTDGQHANFSFGGVFQECEAITGPEGGRLCAPYTILNPLTGRTSCPANYTASLLSSEVKVWSERSYECWPRCEKCWLIFTCCHRMCGYWEVQRVVRVNASWCAPSGAAPTAAAGLLFGGLYSPGCPNARTGAQACPSSFFPLTLLGDLKVCVSSDWELGAAHAVPFGGFFSCQVGNPLAARARGQEPKFLKEVFNLSVATDYPMTCPEGYSQHPAYLSSGCQVQYCLRAGFLLNPQQLMVRLPPFVARPSLLSNSSGLRASVLVDASGQRAWVKLQGSSLWRQTDIHDPSVAAQLLDKGGSRPSAGTIAGACLGAVLGVIALGLGVTWGFRRYQKRGYRRLPEGILAEEQTVYGTAETAESPTPSGCSENANNSV